The Fuscovulum sp. sequence CCGCCCGCCTGCGCGGCCATGCGCGCGTCACCCCCCTGCTGAACGCGCCGCTTCTGGATGCCGCCTTTGGCCGCCGCATCTTCATCAAGGCCGAATGCCTGCAACTCACCGGATCGTTCAAGTTTCGGGGCGGCTGGTCTGCCATCTCGGCCCTCGACCCCGCCACCCGCGCGCGGGGCGTGCTGGCCTATTCCTCGGGCAACCACGCCCAAGGCGTGGCCCTCGCCGCCCAGCGCCACGGCATCCCCGCCACGATCATCATGCCCTCTGACGCCCCACAGGTGAAAATCGCCAACACCCGCGCCTATGGGGCCGAGGTGATCCTTTATGACCGCGCAACGGAAGACCGCGATGCCATCGGCGCACGCCTGACGGCGGAACGCGGCCTGACACTCATCAAGCCCTTCGATGACGCGCAGGTCATCGCAGGCCAGGGCACCACCGGCCTTGAAATCGCCGCCCAGGCCACCGAGGCTGGGATCGAAAGCGCCACCGTCATCACCTGCTGCGGCGGCGGCGGCCTGACCGCAGGCATCGCCCTCGCGCTGGAGTCCCGCGCCCCCGGCCTCACTGTCCGCACCGCTGAACCCGCAGGGTTCGACGATGCCGCCCGCTCCCTCGCCTCTGGCCGCATCGAACGCAACGCCGCGATGACCGGCTCCATTTGCGACGCGATCCTGACGCCCGCCCCCGGCAGCCTCACCTTCCCCATCCTCAAACGCCTGTGCGGCCCCGGCCTTACCGCAACGGATGATGAGGCGCTGCACGCCATGGCGCTGGCCTTCACCCATCTGCGGATCGTGCTGGAACCGGGCGGCGCCATCGCACTGGCCGCAGCCCTGTTCCGCGAAAGGCTGCCCGATACCGTGATCTGCACCGCCTCCGGCGGCAATGTGGACCCGGATACCTTCCGCCTCGCGCTCGACCGCTTCGCCAACTGACTGTCCTTTCCGAACCTTTCCACCCGTCACGAAACCCCCAAACCCTTCACTCCGATTTCAGAATCGAACATGCCCCCCGTCTTCCTGCCCGACCTGCGCCTGAATGCCGAAATCAGCGGCCCGCCCTCCGGCGCGCCCCTTGTGCTGATCCATGCCTTGGGCACCAATCTCCGCATCTGGGATGAGGTGATCCCCCTTCTTCCCCCCGGGCTGCGCATCCTGCGCTTTGATCTGCGCGGCCATGGCGCATCCGACGTGCCGCCTGCGCCCTACAACATGGGCACGCTGATCCGCGATACCGAACGCCTGATGGATCATTTCGCGCTGAAGGACGCCGTCATCCTCGGCCTCTCCATCGGCGGCCTTATCGCCCAAGGGATGGCCGTCAAGCGCCTCGATCTGATCCGCGCCATGATCCTGTCCAACACCGCCGCCCGCATCGGCCGCCCGGAACAGTGGCAAGCGCGCATCGCCGCCATCCGTGCCACGGGTATGGACTCGCTGACCGACGCCACCATGGAACGCTGGCTGGGCCGCAAATGGCGCGACCACCCCGCCTTGCCGTCGCTCAGGCAGACGTTCCTCGCCACCGATCCCGAAGGCTGGATGGGATGCGCTTCCGCCATTTCGGGGACGGATTTCTTTGAAACCACCGCCACGCTCACCCTGCCCACCCTCGCCATCGCCGGCGCCAATGACGGCTCCACCCCGCCCGATCTGGTGCGCGAAACCGCCGCCCTCATCCGGGGCCACCGCTTTGCCCTGATGCGCGGCACGGGCCACATCCCGCCCGTCGAAAAGCCCGCCGAATACGCGGCCCTTATCGGCCAATTCCTGATGGAAATCGCACATGTCTGACATCTTGCTCATCCACGGCGCGGCGCATGGCGCATGGTGCTGGCACCGTGTCATCCCCGCGCTCACCGCCCTAGGCCACCACGCCCGCGCCATCGACCTGCCCTCGCATGGCGATGACAGCACCGATCCCGCCACGGTGACGCTCGACAGCTACGCCCAAGCCATCCTGAACGCGACGCAGGGCCCCACGCTTCTTGTCGGGCATTCCATGGGCGGCTTTCCCATCACCGCCGCCGCCCAACTGGCCCCCGACCGCTTTACTGCGCTGATCTACCTCTGCGCCTATCTCCCCATCCCCGGCATAACGATGGCCGAGATGCGCCGCGCAGGCCCGCGCCAACCCCTCGCCGGATCGTTCCAGATCGACCCCACCCGCACCACCTTTACCTTCGACCCGGACCAATCCCCTGCCCTGTTTTATCACGATTGCCCGCCCGAAGATGTTGCCCTCGCCCGCCGCCGCCTCTGCGCGCAAGCCATCCGCCCGCAGGAAACCCCGATCCCCGACACCGCCCGCGCTGAATCCCTGCCGCGCCACTACATCCGCTGCACGGATGACCGCGCGATCCCGCCGGACTATCAGGCCACCATGGCCGCCCGCCTGCCCCCTGACCACATCCATGACCTTGCCACCTCGCACTCCCCCTTCTTCGCGGCACCCGAGGCATTGGCCCAAAAGATCCACGCCATCGCGCAACTCCCCCCTGTCAAGCGCGCCTGACAGGCGTTAGCGTCCCGCCATGCGCCCGACGCACGGGCCGGGAACCCGCATGTCCGACCGCCGCGAAAAACTTGCCCTCACCTTCATCCTGCTGACGATCACCATTGATGCCATCGGCATCGGCCTGATCTTCCCGGTCATGCCCGACCTGATCGAAAGCGTCACGGGCGGCAGCCTGTCACAGGCCGCACTTTGGGGGGGCCTGCTGTCCACCTCCTACGCCGTGATGCAGTTCCTGTTCGGCCCGATCATCGGCTCGCTGTCGGATCGCTTCGGAAGGCGGCCGATCCTGCTGATCTCTCTTTTCGTCATGTCGCTGGACTACCTGGTCATGGCCATAGCTCCGACGATCTGGCTGCTGCTGGCCGCCCGGGTGGTGGCAGGCATCACGGCGGCAACCTATTCCACCGCCACCGCCTTTATCGCCGACATCACCCCCCCCGAAAAACGCGGTGCGCGCTTTGGCTTGATCGGGGCCTGTTTCGGCGTGGGCTTCGTCGCGGGCCCGCTGATCGGCGGCCTCCTTGCCTCGGTCGATCTGCACGCGCCCTTCTACGCCGCCGCGGCCCTTGCCTTGGCCAACATGATCTTCGGCTATTTCGTTCTGCCCGAAACCGTGACCGATGCCACCCGCCGCCCCTTTTCCCTCGCCCGCGCCAACCCGCTGGGCGCGCTGCGCGCCGTGTCGAAACTGCCGGGGGTGAAGCGGGTGCTGACCTGCTTCCTGATCCTCGGCATTGCCATGAACGTCTACCCGGCGATCTGGGCCTATTACGGACAAGCCCGCTTCGGCTGGGACAGCACGATGGTGGGTCTCTCGCTCGCGCTTTACGGCATCAGCTTTGCCGTGGGCCAAGCCGTCCTTGTCGGCCCGCTGATCAAACGCTTCGGCGAACACCGCGCCGCGCATTACGGCATGTGGGTGGATATCACCACGCTCGCCGCCCTCGGCCTGGTTACCCAAGGTGCCCATGCGCTGATCATCACCCCCATCACCGCACTGGGCGGTGTCGTCACCCCCGCGCTTCAGGCGCTGGCCAGCCGCGCCGCCCCTGCCGATGCGCAGGGCGAATTGCAGGGCGTCCTCGCCTCGCTCAACGCCATCGCGATGATCACCTCGCCGCTCCTGATGACCGCCACCTTCTCGGCCTTCACCGCGCCCTCGGCCCCGGTCTTTTCCCCCGGCGCCCCCTTCCTGCTGGCCTCGGTCTTGATGGTTGTCTGCCTTGCGCTGCACATCACTGGCCGCACGAAATCCTGAAAGCGTCGCGCGCAGGTCGCAAACGATCACGATCTTCTGCCTTGCCACCTTCATCTTGGCAAAAATACCCTGCGGGGGTCCGGGGTTGCAAAACCCCCGGTCCGCCCGTGATCCAAGGCGGGAGGCCGGAATGAAGCTCAAGGATCTCGAAATCTTCGTCGTTGCGCCGCCCTTCCCGGGCTGGGGCGGGCGCTACTGGATTTTCCCGAAACTCACCACCGACAACGGCATCGTGGGATATGGCGAATGTTACGCCTCCACCGTCGGCCCCAAGGCGATGAAAGCGGTGATCGAGGATGTGTTCGAACGCCACATGCAGGGCGAAAACCCCGAAAACATCGAACTGATGTTTCGCCGCGCCTATTCCGCAGGCTTCACTCAACGCCCCGATCCCACCGTGATGGGAGCATTTTCAGGCCTTGAGATCGCCTGCTGGGATATTCTGGGCAAGGCACGCAATCGCCCCGTCCACGCCCTGCTGGGCGGCAAGATGAATGACCGCATCCGCAGCTATACCTACCTCTATCCCGAACCCGGCAAGGAAAGCGCCGAATTCTGGGTCGATCCGGATGCCGCGGCCGAGGCCGCTTTGCGCTTTGTGAACATGGGCTTCACCGCGGTGAAATTCGATCCCGCCGGCCCCTACACCATCCGCGGCGGCCATGAACCCGCCATGTCCGACATCACCCGCTCCGTCGCCTTCTGCAAGGCCATCCGCGATGCCGTGGGCGACCGGGCCGACCTTCTGTTCGGCACCCATGGCCAGTTCACCACCCCCGGCGCCATCCGCATGGGGCGTGAATTGGAACCCTATAACCCGCTCTGGTACGAAGAACCGATCCCGCCGGACAACCTGCTTGAATTTGCCGAGGTCGCCAAATCCGTGCGCGTCCCCCTCGCAACCGGCGAACGCCTCACCACCAAAGCCGAATTCGGAACTCTTCTGCGTGCGGGCGGGGTCAAGATCTTGCAACCCGCCCTGGGCCGCGTGGGCGGGATATGGGAGGCGAAAAAGATCGCCGCCATGGCCGAAATCTTCAACGCCGAAATGGCCCCGCATCTCTATGCAGGCCCGGTCGAATGGGCGGCCAACGTGCATTTCGCGGCCTCCATCCCCAACCTGCTGATCGCGGAAACGATTGAAACCGGCGGGGCCTTCCATCTGAAACTGATCAAGAACACGATCACATGGGAAGACGGCTATATCATTCCGTCAGAGGCCCCCGGTCTGGGGATCGATTTCGACGAAGACGTCGCCCGCGCCCATCCCTTCACCGGCACCGGCCTGCATCTGCAGATGCAAGAGGCCCCTTGCGACTATCGCCACGGCAACCGGTTCGAAGGCGGCGCGCCAAGCACCCTGCCGCACAAGACGTGATGGCGCGTGGGGGGCCATCAGCCCCCCGCCCCAAATCTCAAAGCGTCTTGATAAACAGGATCCACTCCTGCGCATCCACCGCCCAATCGCCCTTTACCACCGGGCGGCTGGCCACCTCGCGATACCCTTTCGCCGCATAAAGCCGCAGCGCCTCTTGATGCGTGTCGGCGGCGATCAGGCTGATCGTTCCCCGCCCCAATCCACGCGCCACGCCCTCGGCATGGGCCAGCAGCGCCGAGCCGCAGCCCTTCCCCCTGAACCCGTCATAGGTGGCCAGCACGTTCAGATACCACGACCCCGGCGCCAAAGCCTCCAACTCCATCAACGGCACAAAGACCGCCGGAGTATCCGGGTCAATCGGCGCAGGCTCATCCTCGGCCGGATAGCCCAGCAGACAGGCCGCAACCTGCCCCTCCACCTCGGCCAGCCAGGCATTGCCAAAAGAGAAAGACCCGCTCTCCCGCGCCGCCCGCTCCCGGCCATAAGCCCAGGGATCGCCCCCCGGCCCCACCGATTTCTTCCAGAAATGCAGCGGCAGATCATCCGCCGCCATATTGATGAACCGCACCAGATGTTCGGCATCCGCCGCCGTCGCGCCCCGGATCAGCATCCTCATCCTTCCCCACCCAGACCTGCCTTTTCCCTGACCGATCCGCCCGCATCAGGCAACCCCCTTGCCCGCCCCTTTCCGGCTTGCCAGCCACCGGATCGCCCCCTACCACTATCCCCAACACGACAGATGGAGCGTCAGACATGGCCGACACCGTTTTCCGCTTTCCCGCCCCGGGCCCCGATCCGATGCTGACCGATCTCGACGGCTGGACCAAGATCGACGGCAACCCCACCATGAAAACCTGGGTCCAGCACACCTCGGCCGATGGCAGCGTGATCAGCGGCACATGGGAGGCGACGACCGGCACTTGGCATGCCAGCTACAGCTTTTATGAGTTCGTCCACCTGATCGACGGCCAGATCACCATCACACCCGATGGCGGCACCCCCGTCACCTTGCACCCCGGCGATGCCTTCGCGGTGGAACCCACGTTCAAAGGCACCTGGAAGATCGAAAAACCCGTCCGCAAGCATTTCTGCATCAAGCTGAAATAACCGCCCACGCGACCACCGCGCGGCATCAAGGGCAGGGTCCGCTTGGCCACTTGTGGCAGCCGTCCCATGGTGCAGCCCACGCAAAGGCTGCAACCGCCCCAAACGGGCGGCAGCAGGAAATCAACGTCATGGCCAAGGTTCCCACCACCCGCATCGACAAGCTACTCTCTGCCATGGGCTATGGCTCGCGCAGCGAAATGGCGCGTTTGGCCAAGGCGGGCGGCATCACGCTGGACGCGGCCGAGGTAACGGACGTCACCCAGCGCATTCCCGTGACGCCGGATCTGCCATCCCGCATGAAGATCGATGACGAGGCGCTTGATCCGCTCGCAGGGCTGGTGATCCTGCTGAACAAACCGTTGGGGATGACCTGCTCGCACAAGGAAGACGGGCCGCTGGTCTTTGATATCCTTCCCAAACGCTGGCGGCGGCGCGATCCCGCCATTTCAACCATCGGTCGTCTGGACAAACAGACCTCCGGTTTGCTGTTGCTGACCGATGATGGCCCGCTTCTGCACCGGATCATCAGCCCCAAACGCCATGTCAGGAAAACCTACCGCGCCAGTCTGGCCCGTCCGCTCATCGGCACCGAAGGCGATCTGTTCGCCTCCGGCAGCCTGATGCTGGATGGCGAAGAAAAGCCGCTGGCGCCTGCCGAATTGACGGTCCTGTCGCAAACCGAAGCCCTGCTCACCGTGACCGAAGGCCGTTACCATCAGGTGCGCCGCATGTTTGCGGCCACCGGCAACCATGTCGACGCCCTGCACCGCGAAAGTCTGGGCGGCCTGTCCTTGCCCGGCGCTATGGCCCCCGGTGACTGGCGACTGCTGACGCAACAAGAGATCGCCCTGATCTTTGAGTAATCCCGCCCCCGCGCGCAAACGCCACTCGGCATTCTAGCCCCCGGTCGTCCCCCCGCTTTGCCCCTTCGTGGCAAACTTCCACCAAGCTGGCGATCATTGCCCCGCCCCCGGCTTCCCTGATTTCGCTCCGGCGCGTTAGTCCACCCCAAAGTCCAGCATCTTCTCCAGCCCCTCGGTCAGAAACTCCCCGGCATCCGGCTGACCAAGCAGATAGCGGCTGACCAACCCATCATGTTGCTGCCGGGCCAGCACCTTGGTTTCCTCCCACTCCTCAGGGCCGGAATCGCCCCGCCCGATCCAGAACAGGGCGACCAGCGCGTCCTTTTGTTCGTCATTCATGCTCTCAATGGCTTGGGTGATTTCATCCCGGCTCAGATCGCCCGGCACTTCCTGCAAACTCTCCGCCACCGCATCATCCGTGGCATTGCCGCCAAGATCGGGAATATCCATGCCCTCTTTTGCAGTCACGGCGTTCAACCGCAGCACAAGTTCCTCGATCTCGGTCACATCAAAGGGAAGTGCGGGCATCGGATACTCCTGTCGTGGGCGGGCCTACGCGGACCACCAGCTTGCCAAAATTCTCACCACGCAGCAGGCCGATGAAGGCGCGCGGTGCCTGTTCCAGCCCATCCACGATATCCTCGCGGTACTGAATGTCGCCCGCCGCCAGCCAGGCCGCCATGGCCGTTGCAAAGGTCGGGTACAGGGCGGCAAAGTCCTGAAAGATGATAAAACCGCGCAGGGTTATCCGCTTGCGCAACACCTGCCCCATCAGCATGGAAAGGCGGTCCGGCCCATCCGGCGCAGCGGTCGCGTTGTATTGCGAGATCAGCCCGCAGACCGGCACCCGCGCCCCGGGGTTCAAAAGCGGCAGGACGGCATCGAACACCGCACCCCCCACATTCTCGAAATAGACGTCAATGCCCTTGGGGGCCGCCGCCTTCAGCTTGTCGGCAAAATCTGCCGCCTTGTGGTCGATACAGGCGTCAAACCCCAGCGTCGCCACCGCATGGGCGCATTTGTCAGGCCCGCCCGCGATTCCCACCACATGGCAGCCCATCAGTCGCGCGATCTGCCCCACTGTCGCACCGACCGGGCCGGTCGCGGCGGCAACGCAGACCGTCTCACCCGCCTTGGGCTGGCCGATCTGCGTCAAACCCGCCCACGCCGTGAACCCCGGCATCCCCATGATGCCCAACGCCCAGGACGGGTGGTCCGGTTTAGGGCCAAGCGGCGTAACCCCCGCACCGTCAGACAGCGCATAATCCTGCCAGCCATTGTAGGACAGCACCCAGTCGCCGGGTTCAAAGCCGGCAAGCTGCGACGCGGCCACCTGCGCCACCGTCCCACCTTCCATCACGGCCCCCACCGCCACAGGCGCGGCGTAAGAGGGCGCATCGCTCATCCGTCCGCGCATATAGGGATCAAGCGATAGATATTCCGTGCGCAGCAGCATCTGGCCCGGTCCCGGCACCGGCACCGGCCCCGTCTCAAGGCGCAGAGTGGCCGGCGTCGGCTCACCCTTTGGGCGCTCGGCAAGGACAAATCTTCGATTGACGGTGTCAGTCTGGGGCATGGGGCACTTTCCGGGAAATGAGGGTGTAAGATGATGCAGGCTCGCAGATCACGACGGCCATGCAATCACCGCTTTGCGCCGCCCTGATCACAAGCCGCCCCAGCGCAGGGATCGACGTGCCCCCCTGCGCTGCATGATCGCGAGCACCGGCATGGCCCTTGGCGGCAAGGACGGGACCAGCGGGAAAGGCAAGATCGGTAACCGACCGTCCGACATGATGCCCACTCCCCCGGTCTGGCAGGGGCCAAACGCCCCACATCCCCTGACCCTAGCGCCGACAAGGCCATGTCGCGCTGCCACAGATCAGCAACATCCCCCGGCAAACGCAGGTCATCCAGAAGAAAGCGCGCAGGCATCGTGCAACGGGCCAGCCAATCCCCCCACCATCACTGATGCAGGTCAAAGCAAGGGTCACCCGGGCCATGCGATGATGTCCGGCGCGTTCCCCGCGCCCTTTGCCGAAAGCACCTATGGCCCAACCCGCCCCCACAATCCCTGTCGGCCTGACTCAGACCGAAGCCACCGCCCGGCTTGCGTCAGAGGGTCCGAACGAATTGCCAAAGGCGAAACGACGCTCGCCCCTGCGGATCATTGCAGACGTGCTGCGCGAACCGATGCTGGCCCTTCTCGTGGCCGGGGGCATCGTCTACCTGCTTCTGGGCAACCGGGAAGAGGCGCTGATCCTTCTGGCTTTTGCCTGCCTGTCGGTCGGCATCACCGTGGTGCAAGAAGCGCGCACCGAACGCGTTCTCGAAGCCCTGCGCGATCTGACCAGCCCGCGCGCACTGGTCATCCGCGACGGCACGCGCCAACGCATCGCCGGCCGCGATGTGGCACGCGGCGATGTGATCGTGCTGGCCGAAGGCGACCGGGTTCCCGCCGATGCCGCCCTCATCGTGGCCCAGGACCTGTCCGCCGATGAATCCCTTCTGACGGGCGAAGCCGTTCCGGTGCGAAAGCGCGCAGGCGCAGCGACAGAGGGCAGACCGGGGGGCGAAGATCAGCCGATGGTCTATTCCGGCAGCCTGATCGTGCGGGGCACGGGCATGGCTTGCGTCACCGCCACCGGCAAAGCCAGCGAGATCGGCCGGATCGGCACTTCGCTGGGCCAGCTTCAGACCGAAACCCCCCACCTGCAACACCAGATGCGCAAGCTGGTCATCATCTTTGCCGCCGTGGGTCTGGCCGTCAGCGTGGCGGTGGTGGTGCTCTACGGTGTCCTGCGGGGCGGCTGGCTGGATGGCGTGCTGGCGGGGATCGCCGTCGGCATGTCCATGCTGCCCGAGGAATTTCCGATGGTGCTGGCGGTCTTCATGGCGATGGGGGCATGGCGGATATCCAAGGTGCGGGTGCTCACGCGCCGCGCATCGGCCATTGAAACGCTGGGCGCGGCCTCTGTCCTGTGCACCGATAAGACCGGAACCCTGACGGAAAACCGCATGACCATTGCCGAACTGCGCCTGTCCGATGGCACGGCGACCAAGGCAGGCACGGCCCTGCCAGACACCTTTCGCGAACTGGCTGCGGCAGGGGTAATGGCATCGGCGCCCGAACCCTTCGACCCGATGGAAAAGGCCTTTCACGCGCTGGCCAAGGCCGACCTGCGCGATGGCGAAACCCTTCCCGGTGCGGGGCGGCATCTGGTTCGCAGCTATCCCCTCTCGCCCGCCCTGCTGGCCATGTCGCAGGCATGGGCGGCAGGCGCAGGCTGGCAAGTCGCCGCCAAGGGCGCACCCGAGGCGATGGCCCTCCTCTGCCATCTTGACGATGCGGCGCGCGCCACGCTGACGGCACAGGTCGACCAGATGGCCAGCGCAGGCCTGCGCGTGCTGGGTGTTGCCGAGGCCGCACATCAGGGCAGCCTGCCCGATGATCCCCGCGATTTCCGTTTTCGCTTCCTTGGCGTTGTGGGCCTGGCCGATCCCCTGCGCGCCTCGGTCCCCGATGCCGTGGCCCAGTGCCGCAGCGCCGGGATCCGGGTCATCATGATCACTGGCGACTATCCCGCCACGGCACAGGCCATCGCGGCCGAGGCAGGGTTGCAGGGGGACAGGGTCGTCACCGGCCCGGACCTTGCCGCCATGTCGGATGCCGAACTGGCAACGGCGGTCAAGGACGTGACGATCTTCGCCCGCATCATGCCGGAACAGAAACTGCGCATCGTCGCCGCGTTGAAATCCGCCGGGGCGGTCGTCGCGATGACAGGGGACGGCGTGAATGACGCTCCCTCGCTCAAATCCGCCCATATCGGCATCGCCATGGGCGGGCGCGGTACCGATGTCGCGCGCGAGGCCTCCAGCATCGTCCTGCTCGACGATGATTTCGGCTCCATCGTCACCACGGTCCGCCTTGGCCGCCGCATCTATGACAACCTGCGCAAAGCAATGAGCTTCATCCTCGCCGTCCACGTCCCCATCGCCGGGTTGGCGCTGATGCCCCTCCTTTTCGGCATGCCGATCCTGTTCGGCCCCATGCACATCGCCTTTCTGGAAATGGTGATCGACCCGGTCTGCTCTCTCGTCTTCGAAGCTGAATCTGAAGAAGAGGGCATCATGTCCCGCCCCCCGCGCCCACCGGCCGAGCCGCTCTTTTCCGGCCCCACGGTCTTGTGGAGCCTGGTGCAAGGCGTGCTGGTGCTGGCCGTGACGGCAACGATCTTTGCCCTCGCGCCGGGCTATGGGCTGACAACCGATCAGGTGCGCGGCATGACCTTCGCTGCCCTCGTCTTCGCCATCGTGGCGCTCATTCTGGTGGACAGGTCACGTTCATCCTCCATCTTCACGGCGATCACCCGCCCGAACCGGGCGTTGGCCGTGGTGCTGCCCATCGTGGCCGCCCTGCTGGCCGTCACCCTGTTCTGGCCCCCCGCGCGCGACCTTTTCGGCTTTGCCGCCCTCGATCCGGCCCATCTTGCCGTGCCGCCGCTCGCAGGCCTGTCCGTCCTTCTCGCGCTGGAACTGCTCAAACCGATCTGGCGCTGGGCGGTGCAACGCAACAAATCCGCGGCCCTCGCACTGACGACCGAAATACGCGCGGTCCACTGATCTGGGGCAGCACACCCGTCCCCACAGCAGCGCATCCTGTTTCAGGTTCGCCAAGGGCCACCCGGCCCGGGCGCGATCCGCGCCAAGCCGTCATGGCCACCCAAACCCTTTTCAGAAATGAGCTCACCATGCCGATACGGTCCGTCCTGCTGTTTTCCACCATCTGCCTTTCCTTGTCCGGCTGCCTCGCCAGCGACGCCGAACGCGGCCTTGCCGGGGCCGCTGGTGGTGCGGTGATCGGTGGCGTTACAGGCGGAAGTCCGTTGACCGGCGCCGTGGTCGGCGGTGCAGCCGGATATTTCTGCCGTGATCTCAACGTCCCGGGCTGCCGCAACAACTGATCCCACCCCTGACCCGAAAGGATGCCGCCATGAAGGGCTATCTCGCCGATATCGAAACGCTGACCGAAAAGAACACCGCCTTCCGGCAGGTGCTTTATACCGGGCACAACCTGCAACTGGTGCTGATGACACTGACCCCC is a genomic window containing:
- a CDS encoding cation-translocating P-type ATPase, whose protein sequence is MAQPAPTIPVGLTQTEATARLASEGPNELPKAKRRSPLRIIADVLREPMLALLVAGGIVYLLLGNREEALILLAFACLSVGITVVQEARTERVLEALRDLTSPRALVIRDGTRQRIAGRDVARGDVIVLAEGDRVPADAALIVAQDLSADESLLTGEAVPVRKRAGAATEGRPGGEDQPMVYSGSLIVRGTGMACVTATGKASEIGRIGTSLGQLQTETPHLQHQMRKLVIIFAAVGLAVSVAVVVLYGVLRGGWLDGVLAGIAVGMSMLPEEFPMVLAVFMAMGAWRISKVRVLTRRASAIETLGAASVLCTDKTGTLTENRMTIAELRLSDGTATKAGTALPDTFRELAAAGVMASAPEPFDPMEKAFHALAKADLRDGETLPGAGRHLVRSYPLSPALLAMSQAWAAGAGWQVAAKGAPEAMALLCHLDDAARATLTAQVDQMASAGLRVLGVAEAAHQGSLPDDPRDFRFRFLGVVGLADPLRASVPDAVAQCRSAGIRVIMITGDYPATAQAIAAEAGLQGDRVVTGPDLAAMSDAELATAVKDVTIFARIMPEQKLRIVAALKSAGAVVAMTGDGVNDAPSLKSAHIGIAMGGRGTDVAREASSIVLLDDDFGSIVTTVRLGRRIYDNLRKAMSFILAVHVPIAGLALMPLLFGMPILFGPMHIAFLEMVIDPVCSLVFEAESEEEGIMSRPPRPPAEPLFSGPTVLWSLVQGVLVLAVTATIFALAPGYGLTTDQVRGMTFAALVFAIVALILVDRSRSSSIFTAITRPNRALAVVLPIVAALLAVTLFWPPARDLFGFAALDPAHLAVPPLAGLSVLLALELLKPIWRWAVQRNKSAALALTTEIRAVH